In the genome of Bremerella sp. JC817, one region contains:
- a CDS encoding AraC family transcriptional regulator gives MKKSLFDQSNSLYPRWQQVTVLANRGAKVSMHDLVKFLKLRRSLNSHIDSCKIFRASPGWFRDRVLGIDYRVDPDTPWEYSEILLSEAFHDGGRRDYFFVSLLEDSDDSGQMEADFGAGKFLREARPGNMIFGDEESVQRLQGKGPFHSSMIYIKKDVVQKYFQEASQGADLSPERMLSQSFRDNALRVLMKQLIYHFRQPVETGQRMVKEHLQDLILQRLTQLAGRPADIVSDTDRLRDQAIRTVIDYMHAHYTEDLSLDQLAILAGVSRSQFVRLFRQTTGQSPKQYLMGLRVEQARQLLSVADGRQSVLDVAQSCGFCDQSHLAREFRQVYGTTPAVYRRDQGKWFS, from the coding sequence GTGAAAAAGTCGCTTTTCGATCAGAGCAACTCGCTGTATCCTCGCTGGCAGCAAGTCACTGTTCTTGCCAACCGGGGAGCCAAAGTTTCGATGCACGATCTGGTCAAATTCTTGAAGTTGCGACGTTCGCTGAACTCGCACATCGATTCGTGCAAGATCTTTCGGGCCTCTCCTGGCTGGTTTCGAGACCGTGTCCTGGGAATCGACTACCGGGTCGACCCCGATACCCCGTGGGAATACTCCGAGATCCTGCTGTCCGAGGCCTTTCACGATGGAGGCCGTCGCGACTACTTCTTTGTTTCTCTGCTGGAAGACTCAGACGACTCAGGCCAGATGGAAGCTGATTTCGGGGCCGGAAAGTTCCTTCGCGAGGCTCGCCCTGGGAACATGATCTTCGGCGACGAAGAGTCGGTCCAGCGGCTGCAAGGCAAAGGGCCGTTCCACTCGAGCATGATCTACATCAAGAAAGATGTGGTGCAGAAATACTTCCAAGAGGCGTCTCAGGGAGCCGATCTTTCGCCGGAACGGATGCTCAGCCAATCGTTCCGCGACAATGCGTTACGCGTCTTGATGAAGCAGTTGATCTATCACTTTCGCCAGCCCGTCGAGACCGGTCAGCGGATGGTGAAAGAGCATTTGCAGGATCTGATCCTGCAGCGGCTAACGCAGTTAGCAGGTCGCCCGGCCGATATTGTCAGCGATACCGATCGACTGCGCGATCAGGCGATTCGTACGGTGATCGACTACATGCACGCGCACTATACCGAGGACCTGAGTCTCGACCAGTTGGCGATCCTGGCGGGGGTGAGTCGAAGCCAGTTCGTGCGTCTCTTCCGGCAAACAACCGGACAGTCGCCCAAGCAGTACCTGATGGGGCTGCGTGTTGAACAAGCGCGACAGCTTCTCAGCGTCGCCGATGGTAGGCAATCGGTGCTGGACGTTGCCCAAAGCTGTGGCTTCTGCGATCAGTCGCACCTCGCTCGCGAGTTCCGCCAGGTTTACGGAACCACCCCTGCGGTGTATCGCCGCGACCAAGGTAAGTGGTTTTCTTAA
- a CDS encoding DUF1559 domain-containing protein, producing the protein MKRNAFTLVELLVVIAIIGVLIALLLPAVQQAREAARRMACTNNLKQIALASHNYHDTFGRLPRTGTYANFQLTHNAGPNVALLPFLEAKNTYELYDQNQLWSHANNQVMKDLMPGMFTCPSTPEGGAPMNSGNPMFQGCQTSDYFYPLGAASDAIPPVIANAIFSNIGSGEWRKFAGITDGLSNTMLIYESAGRKDWWVNNSKMNESIRPSIWGQMEAWYTVAPFGGLASSFMRQSFTLNSSDPTGTAPMMVPFTGGIVNVTNQFGAPYGFHPGGIEFALADGSVRFLPESTSPAIIAGVVSCDNGDVTGEF; encoded by the coding sequence ATGAAACGAAACGCTTTTACTCTTGTCGAGCTTCTGGTGGTGATTGCCATTATCGGCGTGTTGATCGCATTGCTGTTGCCTGCCGTGCAGCAAGCCCGGGAAGCGGCCCGGCGGATGGCATGCACTAACAACCTGAAGCAAATCGCGCTGGCGAGTCACAACTATCACGATACGTTCGGTCGTCTGCCGCGGACCGGTACCTACGCCAACTTTCAGTTGACCCACAATGCCGGACCGAACGTGGCGCTGCTACCATTTTTGGAAGCGAAGAACACCTACGAACTGTACGACCAGAATCAGCTTTGGTCGCACGCCAACAACCAGGTGATGAAAGACCTGATGCCGGGCATGTTCACCTGTCCTTCCACGCCGGAAGGTGGTGCTCCGATGAACAGCGGCAATCCCATGTTCCAGGGCTGCCAGACGTCCGACTACTTCTATCCGCTGGGTGCTGCTTCGGATGCCATTCCACCGGTGATTGCCAACGCAATCTTCTCGAACATCGGGTCAGGTGAATGGCGCAAGTTTGCCGGAATCACCGATGGGCTCTCGAACACGATGCTCATCTATGAAAGTGCTGGACGCAAAGACTGGTGGGTCAATAACAGCAAGATGAACGAGAGCATTCGCCCTTCGATCTGGGGACAGATGGAGGCCTGGTACACGGTCGCTCCGTTCGGCGGTTTGGCTTCCAGCTTCATGCGACAAAGCTTCACCTTGAACAGCAGCGATCCGACCGGAACGGCACCAATGATGGTTCCCTTTACCGGCGGCATTGTGAACGTGACCAATCAGTTCGGGGCTCCGTACGGATTTCACCCAGGCGGAATCGAGTTTGCCCTGGCCGATGGTTCGGTGCGGTTCCTGCCGGAAAGCACCAGCCCGGCGATCATCGCTGGCGTGGTGTCGTGTGACAATGGAGATGTGACAGGAGAATTCTAA
- a CDS encoding patatin-like phospholipase family protein translates to MQPTPTPLDHDPVRPTEDRFSEPDASHDGSQLEEGIACCLSGGGFRATIFHLGGLWRLNQAGLLREVKRFSSVSGGSITSAVLGMNWYRLVERDFSEEAFIENVVNPIRGLCSTTIDVPAVGWGSLNPFRRISDIVASHYDTVFQGKTLQDLPDEPRWVFNATNVKTGVLWRFSKPYMGDYLVGLVNNPKVALADAVAASTAFPPYLSPFLLPVDPGDFTSRGKVGLIDDAHRRDALLTDGGVYDNLGLETAYKRYKILLVSDGGRRTPPEADPKDDWPRHSYRVIQILQQQNSSIRRRQLIGAFHQKLRSGAYWGVESRIRDFKIDSAFSIDDDAQDKLSGIDTRLAEIDSLTQQQLINLGFAIGDASIRKYYRSDLPRAETLPYQDVGI, encoded by the coding sequence GTGCAGCCTACACCTACCCCCCTCGATCACGACCCAGTTCGCCCCACCGAGGATCGCTTCTCGGAGCCAGACGCATCGCATGATGGTAGTCAGCTGGAAGAGGGAATTGCCTGCTGTCTCTCCGGCGGAGGGTTTCGAGCGACAATCTTCCACCTGGGTGGGCTATGGCGGCTGAACCAGGCCGGGCTACTCCGCGAGGTGAAAAGGTTCTCAAGCGTCTCCGGCGGCTCAATTACCTCAGCCGTGCTGGGCATGAATTGGTATCGCCTTGTGGAACGCGACTTTTCTGAAGAAGCCTTCATTGAAAACGTGGTCAATCCAATCCGCGGGCTATGCTCGACCACGATCGATGTGCCCGCCGTGGGTTGGGGTAGCCTAAACCCGTTTCGACGAATCAGCGACATTGTGGCAAGCCATTATGACACGGTTTTTCAGGGCAAGACTCTTCAAGATCTGCCCGATGAACCACGCTGGGTCTTCAATGCAACGAACGTCAAGACAGGCGTACTCTGGCGATTCTCGAAGCCATACATGGGCGACTACCTTGTCGGTCTGGTTAACAACCCGAAGGTCGCCCTAGCCGATGCTGTCGCCGCGTCGACCGCATTCCCACCTTACCTGTCCCCCTTTCTGCTACCGGTCGATCCGGGTGATTTCACTTCACGTGGGAAGGTTGGACTAATCGATGACGCCCATCGCCGTGACGCGCTGCTGACCGATGGTGGTGTATACGACAACCTGGGACTTGAGACCGCCTACAAACGATACAAGATATTGCTGGTCAGTGACGGCGGAAGGAGAACTCCTCCGGAGGCCGACCCAAAGGATGATTGGCCTCGCCATTCGTACCGGGTGATTCAGATTTTGCAGCAGCAAAACTCCAGTATTCGCCGTCGGCAATTGATTGGCGCGTTCCACCAAAAACTTCGATCTGGCGCCTACTGGGGTGTCGAATCAAGGATTCGCGACTTCAAGATTGATTCTGCATTCTCGATTGACGACGACGCACAAGACAAGCTTTCCGGCATCGATACCCGCCTGGCAGAAATCGATAGCCTGACTCAGCAGCAATTGATCAACTTGGGATTCGCGATCGGCGATGCATCGATCCGAAAATACTACCGCTCCGATTTGCCCAGAGCAGAAACGCTTCCTTACCAGGACGTCGGAATCTAA
- a CDS encoding MBL fold metallo-hydrolase, with the protein MFRGLRYGLQVTLLIWCFCWTTTAQAAEPEMHVHFLDQGQASSALLEFPCGAILIDTGGQDDESPDELADSLRDFFARRADLNNTLNAVVITHPHIDHTRGIQRVLQTCRVKNFIYNGFVRGSGKEGIQYAINNAATHNLNVISVSDTDVTAAGYGLTNGDIDPIHCTDCDPEIRILSGGLQQNPGWQDRDFDNLNNHSLVVRVDFGKSSLLITGDLEEPALETLVAFYKDTDLLNVDAYLVGHHGSKNGTIQSLVDAMSPEVAVISVGIPQFGQGRQRGFNTFSYGHPNRNVIEMLSNAISGERERPMDVRVGEGGQRFSLFQVTKHIYATGWDGQITLSCRQNGSIHVTTRKTDEITPAVSPAPSQPAAMLAVVPVGMAPMASPTAAPANTPYHWNQPPPVKTPTTTANGKSILFDVSHGGTQGNADWVIDGGFSDFADALAAQGYEVKEYRGVDKNQDGIIRFFDDRTSNNPENEAIIDFDAIKDSDVFVLAESNRPFREDERAALERYVAAGKGLLFIGDHYNADRNLNSWDATEVFNGYNRSTEPVFDMGSPYGDLRNPGSADAGWLVEQFGIRFRFNAINCLAGASDIVAPNDAENLTVGATPVLMAASATLAIVDPDRAKGLIYLADSDPAKSWGKAIEGANNGLYFGGRDEGPLVAISKSGAGKAAFFGDSSPIEDITPKYRDERGGTNKPLHNGWNNGGSAKVIMLNIVDWLATPESYTHFDGTNGHAPGVKTPNAMAPIEQDDPADGRPWSQPSGNYDPWDSDTFAPGSYGAPFPSNSGAGHHGGGSLPTTTVGVSDALGIAEGTLISVQGKIAAEHNDQYGLQLADPQNPSIVLYVQLPQSQRAVYAPKLNPGAIGKSVVITGTRGKYTGLPGIRGVRSITDVP; encoded by the coding sequence ATGTTTCGCGGACTCAGGTACGGTTTACAAGTCACCCTTCTTATCTGGTGCTTCTGCTGGACGACTACTGCTCAGGCCGCCGAGCCCGAGATGCACGTCCACTTCCTTGATCAAGGGCAAGCTTCAAGTGCTTTACTAGAATTTCCTTGCGGTGCAATTCTAATCGATACCGGTGGCCAGGATGACGAAAGCCCCGATGAACTCGCCGATTCGCTGCGCGACTTCTTTGCGCGGCGAGCGGACCTGAATAATACGCTCAACGCCGTGGTAATCACGCATCCCCATATTGATCATACGCGTGGTATTCAGCGCGTGCTGCAAACCTGCCGTGTCAAAAACTTCATCTATAACGGATTTGTCCGGGGCTCGGGCAAGGAAGGAATTCAATATGCCATTAACAACGCAGCGACCCACAATCTGAATGTGATTAGCGTCTCCGATACCGACGTGACGGCTGCCGGCTATGGCTTGACCAATGGAGACATTGACCCAATTCATTGCACTGATTGCGATCCCGAGATACGCATTTTGTCGGGTGGTCTGCAGCAGAACCCAGGCTGGCAAGACCGCGACTTCGACAATCTGAACAATCACAGCCTGGTAGTTCGTGTCGACTTTGGTAAGTCATCGCTTCTGATTACAGGCGACTTGGAAGAGCCCGCTTTAGAGACGTTGGTCGCCTTCTACAAAGACACCGACCTTTTGAATGTCGATGCTTACCTGGTCGGCCACCATGGCTCCAAGAATGGAACGATCCAGTCGCTTGTCGATGCGATGTCGCCTGAAGTGGCAGTCATCTCAGTCGGTATCCCCCAGTTCGGTCAAGGTCGGCAACGTGGGTTCAATACGTTTTCGTATGGGCATCCCAATCGCAATGTAATCGAGATGCTCAGCAACGCCATCAGTGGCGAGCGCGAACGACCGATGGATGTTCGCGTCGGGGAAGGGGGGCAGCGGTTTTCGTTATTTCAGGTAACGAAGCATATCTATGCCACGGGCTGGGATGGTCAAATCACGCTGTCGTGCAGGCAGAATGGAAGTATTCATGTCACGACGCGCAAGACCGACGAGATCACCCCTGCGGTGTCGCCAGCGCCTTCCCAACCGGCTGCAATGCTGGCCGTCGTTCCAGTTGGAATGGCACCTATGGCGTCTCCAACCGCAGCACCGGCAAACACCCCTTATCACTGGAACCAACCTCCACCAGTGAAGACGCCGACAACAACTGCCAACGGAAAGTCAATCCTGTTCGATGTCTCGCATGGTGGTACCCAGGGCAATGCGGACTGGGTGATTGATGGCGGCTTCTCTGACTTCGCGGATGCGTTGGCAGCCCAGGGATACGAAGTGAAAGAATACCGTGGCGTCGACAAGAACCAGGATGGAATCATTCGCTTCTTCGATGATCGAACCAGTAATAATCCGGAAAATGAAGCTATCATTGATTTCGACGCCATTAAAGATAGCGATGTCTTTGTCTTGGCGGAATCGAATCGGCCTTTCCGCGAGGACGAACGTGCCGCCTTGGAAAGGTACGTGGCCGCTGGCAAAGGCTTGCTGTTTATTGGCGATCACTACAACGCCGATCGCAACTTGAACTCGTGGGACGCGACTGAGGTTTTCAACGGCTATAACCGCTCGACCGAACCTGTTTTCGATATGGGAAGTCCCTACGGCGATTTACGAAATCCTGGAAGTGCCGATGCAGGATGGCTGGTAGAACAGTTTGGAATTCGTTTCCGTTTCAATGCCATTAATTGCCTGGCGGGTGCCTCTGACATTGTTGCCCCAAATGATGCAGAAAACCTGACGGTGGGTGCCACGCCGGTGCTGATGGCAGCCAGCGCTACGCTTGCCATTGTCGATCCCGATCGCGCAAAAGGCTTGATATATTTAGCAGATTCCGATCCTGCGAAGAGCTGGGGAAAGGCCATCGAAGGAGCCAATAACGGGCTTTACTTTGGTGGCCGCGACGAAGGCCCCCTCGTCGCAATATCGAAGTCGGGTGCCGGCAAAGCTGCCTTCTTTGGAGATTCGTCGCCTATCGAAGACATCACGCCCAAGTACCGCGACGAGCGTGGTGGCACCAACAAACCGTTACACAACGGTTGGAACAATGGTGGTTCCGCTAAAGTCATCATGTTGAATATTGTCGATTGGCTGGCTACACCGGAGTCTTACACGCACTTCGATGGGACAAATGGTCATGCTCCTGGGGTTAAGACTCCCAACGCGATGGCACCGATCGAGCAAGACGATCCAGCCGATGGGCGTCCTTGGTCGCAGCCCTCGGGCAACTACGATCCGTGGGATTCCGACACATTTGCCCCAGGATCGTACGGAGCCCCATTCCCCAGCAATTCAGGAGCAGGACACCATGGCGGTGGTAGTCTTCCGACAACCACAGTCGGCGTCTCTGACGCTTTAGGAATTGCCGAAGGAACCTTGATTTCAGTCCAAGGCAAGATTGCTGCAGAACACAACGATCAGTACGGCCTGCAATTGGCAGATCCCCAGAATCCGAGCATCGTGTTGTATGTCCAACTTCCTCAATCGCAGCGTGCTGTCTATGCTCCTAAGTTAAATCCGGGAGCGATTGGCAAGAGTGTCGTCATCACCGGAACACGTGGTAAATATACCGGCCTGCCCGGCATCCGCGGTGTTCGTTCGATCACGGATGTCCCGTAA
- a CDS encoding aminopeptidase P family protein, translating into MRHLPIKSELFVENRAKLKQLLPENSLAILHSNDVLPTNADGTFKVVPNADLFYLTGIEQEESILLLFPDAYEAKNREILFLREPTELMQIWEGQKLTKEEATEVSGVSSIRWLSEFPAVLRDLMISAEQVFLNQNEHRRASNLVETRDDRFVKQCKEQFPLHTYRRLAPMLHALRAEKSELEVELIRHACGITKKGFERLLKFVKPGVTEFEVEAELAHEFIRNRGAFAYTPIIASGKNACGLHYIDNDQVCNDGDLLLLDVASNYANYNSDLTRTIPVNGKFTPRQRDVYNAVLRVMKQSIAGAVVGKSHRDWQYEAQEMINEELLGLGLLTKEEVAKHTRDQPACKKYFMHGLGHSIGIDVHDVALPHVPFAPGWVLTVEPGIYLPDEGFAVRLENDIVVTENGPVDLMGDIPVEADEIEALMAEGK; encoded by the coding sequence ATGCGTCATCTTCCCATCAAGTCCGAATTGTTCGTCGAGAACCGGGCCAAACTGAAGCAGCTTCTGCCGGAGAACTCGCTCGCCATTCTGCATTCCAACGACGTCTTGCCAACCAACGCGGATGGCACGTTCAAAGTCGTACCGAATGCGGATCTGTTTTATCTGACCGGTATCGAGCAGGAAGAATCGATCCTTCTGCTGTTCCCCGATGCCTACGAGGCCAAGAATCGCGAGATCCTTTTCCTGCGCGAGCCGACCGAGCTGATGCAGATCTGGGAAGGTCAGAAGCTGACCAAGGAAGAAGCCACTGAAGTCTCGGGCGTCAGCTCGATTCGCTGGCTGTCGGAGTTCCCGGCCGTGCTTCGCGATCTGATGATCAGCGCCGAACAGGTCTTCCTCAATCAGAACGAACATCGTCGTGCCTCGAACCTGGTTGAAACGCGCGACGATCGCTTTGTGAAGCAGTGCAAGGAACAGTTCCCCCTGCATACCTATCGACGGCTCGCTCCGATGCTGCATGCCCTGCGGGCCGAGAAATCGGAACTGGAAGTCGAACTGATCCGCCATGCCTGCGGGATCACCAAGAAGGGCTTCGAGCGCTTGCTGAAGTTCGTCAAACCAGGCGTTACCGAGTTTGAAGTCGAAGCAGAATTGGCGCACGAATTCATCCGCAATCGTGGTGCGTTCGCTTACACGCCAATCATTGCTTCCGGCAAGAATGCTTGCGGCCTGCATTACATCGACAACGATCAGGTTTGTAACGATGGCGACCTGCTGCTGCTGGACGTTGCCTCGAACTACGCAAACTACAACTCAGACCTGACCCGAACCATTCCTGTCAACGGCAAGTTCACGCCTCGCCAGCGCGACGTTTATAACGCCGTCTTGCGGGTGATGAAGCAGTCGATCGCTGGCGCCGTGGTCGGCAAGTCACACCGCGACTGGCAGTACGAAGCCCAAGAGATGATCAACGAAGAGTTGCTCGGCCTCGGTCTGCTGACCAAGGAAGAAGTCGCCAAGCATACTCGCGACCAGCCTGCCTGTAAGAAATACTTCATGCACGGCCTGGGACACTCGATCGGGATCGACGTCCACGACGTTGCCTTGCCGCACGTGCCGTTCGCCCCAGGCTGGGTGCTGACGGTCGAACCAGGCATCTACCTGCCGGACGAAGGCTTTGCCGTCCGACTCGAGAACGACATCGTCGTTACTGAAAACGGCCCGGTCGACTTGATGGGCGACATCCCGGTCGAAGCGGACGAAATCGAAGCCTTGATGGCTGAAGGTAAATAG
- a CDS encoding thioredoxin fold domain-containing protein: MTKFFHLPLFNLSNRACSVGMLLLTMTIASTACITESVAADAPAAETTSEEAPAEKTPQHVDWTSDLAAAQKQAQQENKDLLLFFTGSDWCGYCIKLEEAVLTKPETAERIGKHYIPVVLDFPNKKELPEDVKTRNAELKAKLGIRGFPTLVAVDGDMLPYSTIVGYREPDAFWESFGGMTEVADKLTAAKDGTSVAQIEDVAQLDAVLKSLPDEVLKNGWNAQIERAVAMSEGKDETIHETWSDKLAEIKKEQEDARFMSQMVADYTKARREAESPEMVLAFLDKARDESQDRPDRVTIIDTLKVRYLFDQKMFDEATTLADEVIASEVAPANMKATVEALKRQIKFMKAREADGKPAGVPLRTIN; this comes from the coding sequence ATGACCAAGTTCTTCCATCTTCCTCTTTTCAACCTGTCGAATCGTGCGTGTTCGGTCGGCATGCTCCTGCTGACGATGACGATTGCTTCGACCGCCTGTATCACCGAATCGGTCGCCGCCGACGCACCCGCGGCAGAAACAACCAGCGAAGAAGCCCCTGCCGAGAAGACCCCGCAGCATGTCGACTGGACCAGCGACCTGGCCGCCGCGCAAAAACAAGCCCAGCAAGAAAACAAAGACCTGCTGTTGTTTTTCACCGGTTCGGACTGGTGCGGCTACTGCATCAAGCTGGAAGAAGCGGTGTTGACCAAACCAGAAACGGCCGAACGCATCGGCAAGCACTACATCCCGGTCGTGCTCGATTTCCCCAATAAGAAAGAATTGCCAGAGGACGTCAAAACCCGCAACGCAGAACTGAAGGCCAAGCTCGGCATTCGTGGCTTTCCGACGCTGGTGGCCGTCGATGGCGACATGCTGCCTTATAGCACCATTGTTGGCTATCGCGAGCCAGATGCCTTCTGGGAATCGTTCGGCGGCATGACCGAAGTTGCCGACAAGCTGACCGCCGCCAAAGATGGCACCTCGGTCGCCCAGATCGAAGACGTTGCCCAGCTCGACGCGGTGCTGAAGAGCCTGCCGGACGAAGTGCTGAAGAACGGCTGGAATGCCCAGATCGAACGCGCTGTCGCGATGAGCGAAGGCAAAGACGAAACGATCCATGAGACCTGGAGCGACAAGCTGGCGGAGATCAAGAAAGAACAAGAAGACGCGCGCTTCATGTCACAAATGGTTGCCGATTACACGAAAGCTCGCCGCGAAGCGGAATCCCCCGAGATGGTGTTAGCGTTTCTCGACAAGGCTCGCGATGAATCGCAGGATCGTCCGGATCGTGTGACCATCATCGATACGCTGAAGGTTCGTTATCTCTTCGACCAAAAGATGTTTGACGAGGCGACCACCTTGGCCGACGAAGTGATTGCGTCAGAAGTGGCTCCGGCAAACATGAAAGCAACTGTCGAAGCGCTAAAGCGGCAAATCAAGTTTATGAAAGCTCGCGAAGCAGATGGAAAGCCAGCTGGAGTGCCGCTGCGGACGATCAACTAG